A genomic region of Dactylococcopsis salina PCC 8305 contains the following coding sequences:
- a CDS encoding MFS transporter, whose product MNILSFQGRNRILHLTWFAFFLTFVVWFNFAPLATTIKDDLGLTVDQMKTIGICNVALTVPARILIGMLLDRFGPRITFSALLVYAAIPCFMFASANDFNTLVISRLLLGIVGAGFVIGIRMVSEWFPPKEIGVAEGIYGGWGNFGSAASAFTLPSVALFLSFVSGGQANWRLAIMLTGVAAAVYGVIYFFTVEDTPPGRVYQRPERHGGMEVTSKRDFWFLLLMNIPIAGVLALLAWRLKGVGFLSQGQLLLVWLVLVGLYAFQAYKAYDANKDLMTGKKRYPADDRYNFSQVALLELTYVTNFGSELAVVSMLPAFFEVTFNLNPANAGMIASSYAFMNLVSRPGGGLISDKMGSRKWTMAILLGGMGIGYLMMGTVNNAWFLPLAVVLTMACSFFVQAAEGSTYAIVPLIKRRVTGQIAGSVGAFGNVGAVCYLTLYSLLPAGAAADRTFFQVLGVAGLIVAFLCAFFLKEPKGSFAEFHEGEEELETVSEPVVNRKDY is encoded by the coding sequence ATGAATATTCTCTCTTTTCAAGGTCGAAATCGTATCCTCCATTTAACTTGGTTTGCCTTTTTTCTTACCTTTGTTGTTTGGTTCAATTTTGCCCCATTAGCAACAACAATTAAAGACGATTTAGGGTTAACCGTTGACCAAATGAAAACGATCGGGATTTGTAACGTCGCCCTAACCGTTCCCGCAAGAATTTTAATTGGAATGTTGCTCGATCGATTCGGTCCCCGAATTACCTTTTCTGCTTTACTGGTTTATGCAGCAATTCCTTGTTTTATGTTTGCATCAGCAAATGATTTTAATACCCTTGTCATCAGTCGTTTACTGTTAGGAATTGTCGGCGCTGGCTTTGTCATCGGCATTCGTATGGTTTCCGAGTGGTTTCCTCCCAAAGAAATCGGGGTTGCAGAAGGAATTTATGGCGGTTGGGGAAACTTTGGATCAGCCGCATCCGCTTTTACTCTTCCCTCTGTCGCTTTATTCTTATCCTTTGTCTCTGGTGGTCAAGCGAACTGGCGTTTAGCCATCATGCTAACTGGTGTCGCAGCCGCCGTTTATGGTGTCATCTACTTCTTTACCGTCGAAGATACCCCACCTGGACGAGTTTATCAACGTCCTGAACGTCATGGCGGAATGGAAGTCACCAGCAAGCGAGACTTCTGGTTTTTACTACTGATGAATATCCCCATCGCTGGTGTTTTAGCCCTCCTCGCGTGGCGCTTAAAAGGAGTGGGATTCCTCAGCCAAGGACAACTCTTATTAGTATGGTTAGTTTTAGTGGGATTATATGCCTTCCAAGCCTATAAAGCCTATGATGCAAACAAAGACTTAATGACAGGGAAAAAACGTTACCCCGCAGACGATCGTTATAACTTTAGTCAAGTTGCCCTTTTAGAATTGACCTATGTCACCAACTTCGGATCAGAATTAGCCGTGGTTTCCATGTTACCCGCCTTCTTTGAAGTCACCTTTAACCTAAATCCTGCAAATGCGGGAATGATTGCCTCTAGCTATGCATTTATGAACCTAGTTTCTCGTCCTGGTGGTGGTTTAATCTCCGACAAAATGGGATCGCGGAAATGGACAATGGCAATTTTGCTAGGCGGTATGGGCATTGGCTATTTAATGATGGGAACAGTCAATAATGCTTGGTTCTTACCTCTAGCGGTGGTTTTGACAATGGCTTGTTCCTTCTTTGTTCAAGCTGCTGAGGGATCAACTTATGCTATTGTTCCTCTGATTAAGCGTCGGGTCACAGGACAAATTGCTGGCAGTGTGGGGGCGTTTGGTAATGTTGGGGCGGTTTGTTATCTCACCCTCTATAGTTTACTCCCTGCTGGGGCCGCCGCCGATCGTACCTTTTTCCAAGTGTTAGGAGTTGCTGGTTTAATTGTTGCCTTTCTCTGTGCCTTTTTCCTGAAAGAACCCAAAGGATCATTTGCTGAGTTCCATGAAGGCGAAGAAGAACTAGAAACAGTTTCCGAACCTGTCGTTAATCGCAAAGATTATTAG
- a CDS encoding ferredoxin--nitrite reductase translates to MTSTEKSEKSQNKFEKFKAEKDGLAVKEELEHFAQIGWEAVDKTDLEQRLKWLGIFYRPVTPGKFMLRLRTPNGILTSEQTRTLGEILQRYGDDSSADITTRQNIQLRGIRLEDIPEIFSQLHATGMTSMQSGMDNVRNITGSPVAGLDGEELIDTRQLVKKVQDMITNSGEGNPEFTNLPRKFNIAIEGGRDNSVHAEINDIAFVPAYKEGELGFNVLVGGFFSSKRCEAAIPLNAWIPPTEEAVVGVSRAILEVYRDRGLRANRQKSRLMWLIDEIGLEEFRTLVETAFGQPLKSAAAEDVIDWDKRDHIGIHPQKQAGKSFVGMNIPVGRLSTDDFFDLARLAEVYGGSEIRLTVEQNVIIPHIDHDKIETFLTEPLLEKFSINPDPLTRSVVSCTGAQFCNFALVETKQQALNIAQKLDAELNIPNGVRIHWTGCPNSCGQPQVADIGLMGTKARKNGEMVEAVDLFMGGKVGKDAKLGNRVQKGIPCEDLPAVLRQILMDQFGATPK, encoded by the coding sequence ATGACTAGTACAGAGAAATCAGAGAAATCTCAAAATAAATTTGAAAAATTCAAAGCAGAAAAAGATGGGCTAGCGGTCAAAGAAGAATTAGAACATTTTGCCCAAATTGGTTGGGAAGCCGTAGATAAAACCGACCTCGAACAGCGCCTGAAATGGCTAGGCATCTTTTATCGTCCAGTGACACCAGGGAAGTTTATGTTGCGTTTACGGACTCCCAATGGGATTCTGACAAGCGAACAAACACGAACCTTAGGAGAAATTTTACAGCGTTATGGCGACGACAGTAGCGCTGATATTACCACTCGTCAAAATATACAATTGCGAGGCATTCGTTTAGAAGATATCCCAGAGATTTTTTCCCAATTACACGCAACAGGAATGACCTCTATGCAATCGGGAATGGATAATGTCCGTAATATTACGGGTTCTCCAGTTGCGGGGTTAGATGGAGAGGAATTAATTGACACCCGACAATTAGTCAAAAAAGTACAGGATATGATTACTAATTCTGGAGAAGGAAACCCAGAATTTACCAATTTACCCCGTAAGTTTAATATTGCCATTGAAGGGGGAAGAGATAATTCCGTTCATGCGGAAATTAATGATATTGCTTTTGTTCCCGCCTATAAAGAAGGGGAATTGGGATTTAATGTTTTAGTGGGAGGTTTCTTTTCTTCTAAACGCTGCGAAGCCGCGATTCCTCTTAATGCTTGGATTCCGCCGACAGAAGAAGCAGTGGTGGGAGTTTCCCGTGCCATTCTAGAAGTATATCGCGATCGAGGCTTGAGAGCAAATCGCCAAAAATCTCGTTTAATGTGGTTGATTGATGAAATTGGATTAGAGGAATTTCGGACATTAGTAGAAACCGCTTTTGGTCAACCTTTAAAATCCGCAGCCGCAGAAGATGTAATTGATTGGGATAAGCGCGATCATATTGGGATTCATCCCCAAAAACAAGCGGGAAAATCTTTTGTTGGGATGAATATTCCAGTAGGAAGATTAAGCACTGATGACTTCTTTGATTTGGCGCGTTTAGCAGAAGTTTATGGGGGAAGTGAAATCCGTTTAACAGTGGAACAAAATGTGATTATTCCTCATATTGATCATGATAAAATTGAGACCTTTTTAACTGAACCTTTACTAGAGAAGTTTAGCATTAATCCTGACCCATTAACTCGATCGGTGGTTTCTTGTACTGGCGCACAATTTTGTAATTTCGCATTAGTTGAAACCAAACAACAGGCTTTAAATATTGCTCAAAAATTGGACGCAGAATTAAACATTCCCAATGGCGTAAGAATCCATTGGACGGGATGTCCGAATTCCTGTGGACAGCCACAAGTTGCTGATATTGGTTTGATGGGAACAAAGGCGCGTAAAAATGGGGAAATGGTGGAAGCAGTTGACCTCTTTATGGGAGGAAAAGTCGGAAAAGATGCAAAATTAGGAAATCGAGTTCAAAAAGGAATTCCTTGTGAAGATTTGCCCGCAGTTTTACGACAAATTTTAATGGATCAATTTGGGGCAACACCGAAATAA
- a CDS encoding formate/nitrite transporter family protein, protein MDYTIPREVIKKMAQAGDIKARLSVKDMLIRGFYSGLLLGIATTLAMTIAVQSGIPFVAAVIFPWGFVLIVLFGMELVTGNFALMATAKLSGLTRWGLIVKNWLWVYLGNFLGCLVAALAISFSLTNAFTIEPNEVAQKIMSIAETRTIGVSEMGANGFLLMIVRGIICNILVCFAVMLGIVSQSVPGKVLTCWWPIMTFVALGMEHIVVNMFFILTGFTLGSPISGTEMVLWNFLPVTIGNLIGGGLFVGCLFYATYSETPQSKVSSVPASEPGAVEK, encoded by the coding sequence ATGGATTACACTATACCTCGCGAAGTCATTAAAAAGATGGCACAAGCAGGGGACATAAAAGCTAGACTTTCCGTCAAGGATATGTTAATTCGTGGCTTTTATTCTGGATTATTATTAGGAATTGCCACTACTTTAGCGATGACAATCGCCGTTCAATCTGGGATTCCATTTGTAGCTGCTGTTATTTTTCCTTGGGGTTTTGTTCTTATTGTCCTTTTTGGAATGGAACTAGTTACTGGAAATTTTGCGTTAATGGCGACGGCTAAACTATCAGGACTAACCCGATGGGGATTGATTGTTAAAAATTGGCTTTGGGTTTACCTTGGTAATTTTTTAGGGTGTCTGGTTGCAGCCTTAGCAATTAGTTTTTCCCTAACCAATGCTTTTACAATCGAGCCCAATGAAGTAGCTCAGAAAATTATGTCAATTGCAGAAACCAGAACCATTGGTGTCAGTGAAATGGGAGCGAATGGTTTCTTACTAATGATTGTACGAGGAATCATCTGTAATATATTAGTTTGCTTCGCAGTCATGCTAGGAATTGTTAGTCAATCTGTTCCTGGTAAAGTCCTCACTTGTTGGTGGCCAATTATGACATTTGTTGCACTGGGTATGGAACACATTGTTGTTAATATGTTCTTTATTTTGACAGGATTCACCCTCGGTTCTCCCATTTCAGGAACAGAGATGGTCTTGTGGAATTTTTTACCAGTAACCATTGGTAATTTAATTGGTGGAGGGTTGTTTGTTGGCTGCCTATTTTATGCAACTTATAGTGAGACTCCCCAATCCAAAGTTTCCTCTGTTCCTGCATCAGAACCGGGAGCAGTAGAAAAGTAG
- the cynS gene encoding cyanase, whose protein sequence is MKDFPEITNKLLAAKKEKGITFADLEKAVGRDEVWIASVIYRQASADKEEAQKILSALGLESDLLTEQLTEPPLKGSLDSSIPTDPLIYRFYEIMQVYGMPVKSVVHEKFGDGIMSAIDFTFDVEKVEDPKGDRVRMIMEGKFLPYKKW, encoded by the coding sequence ATGAAAGACTTTCCAGAAATCACCAATAAACTCTTAGCTGCTAAAAAAGAAAAAGGTATCACCTTTGCTGACCTTGAAAAAGCAGTTGGACGGGATGAAGTTTGGATTGCTTCTGTTATTTATCGTCAAGCGAGCGCTGACAAAGAAGAAGCCCAAAAAATCCTTTCAGCATTGGGTTTAGAGTCTGATTTGCTAACAGAACAATTAACCGAACCTCCCTTAAAAGGATCGTTAGATAGTTCCATTCCTACTGATCCTTTAATCTATCGTTTCTATGAAATTATGCAAGTTTATGGAATGCCTGTGAAAAGCGTTGTCCATGAAAAATTCGGCGATGGAATTATGAGTGCAATTGATTTTACTTTCGATGTAGAAAAAGTAGAAGACCCCAAAGGCGATCGCGTCAGAATGATTATGGAAGGGAAATTTTTACCTTATAAAAAGTGGTAA